In the Bartonella schoenbuchensis R1 genome, ATATTGTTCGGCCATTTTTAAAAGCTATCTTTCAAGAATCTCAAAATTAATATAATATTTTGTATCTGATAACAAATTTCTTAAAAGTTTTTATAATGAAGCCAGCCCTTGATTTTATTTAGAACAATCAATGTGGATCGATAGGATTATAAGTACCGTTTCTTCTTCTCCAATCTTCTGGATGTTCGAAATCGCCAGACCATAATCCGATTTTGGCTTTTTGAGCAGAAAATTGCAATTCTTTGTAGTGTGCAGGTGAAGGAAAATTGTGTTGATCTTTTGGTAAGAGCATCATTCCTTCTGAAAGACCTAGGCTGGCAATATCAACCCCATCAACAAAACATTGTGCGTAATGAATCTGCTTGACGACACGAGCTTGTTTACAAGTAACATTTTTATCGATTGTTTTCGATACAAGCCATGCAGTAACAAAAAAACCACAAGGCCACTGAACACCGTTACGTAACGCAAATTGACGTGGTTCACATGACTCAACGCCGTACAATTGAACACGACGTATAATTCTCTTTCGCCAGATCTCATCTACAGGTGTTATCATTTTAAAAGTAACACCGCTTGTTACCTGTATAGCGCCTGAATAAACTGGTGTGTTCTCTTTGTGTAATTGTGATGAACCGGAAATTTTTATTGGTTTATCTGAATCAAAAGTAAATTTTAGATCGGGATCTCGGAATTGCTTTTCTATTATAAATTTTGCTTCTTGAATGAAGGGTAATTCAATAAAATTTTTAGTATTTTTACTAAAAGTAAAAGTAACAACAACAATAATGTAAGTTAAAATTAGATATTTAAACCACGATCGAAATATTTTTCTGTTTATATCCATTGTAATAAAATTATTATTCTCGTGAAATAGTTGCACAGAGTATTTTTCTTATATAGTTATAATTTTTATAAAGCTATCATAATATAAAGGAGCGGGGATTTTATGCCTTCATACAAATTAACTGTATCAGATATACAAAAAAAATGGTTAGCTACAGGGCTTATCTTGTTTATCGCATTTATAATATTAAGCGATCCAGCATTGGCTCAGGGATTTGGGCAAGTTGAAAGTGCTCTTGATAAAATAGTGAATGCTATGACGGGAACCATTGCAAAATCTATTGCGACTATTGCCGTTGCTGGCACTGGTATCGCGTGGATTGCTGGTTATATCGAAATGCGCAAAGCTTTCTTTGTTTGTGTCGGTATAAGCATTATTTTCGGTGCATCACAAATTGTAGGAATGTTATCATCTTAATATAATGTTTAAAGCAATGAAAGAGTGTGATCAGCTCACTGAAGATACGTTGTTTCTTGCCTGTACACGGCCTGCAATGATTGCGGGCGTTACAGTAGAAGCTATGGGTTTAAATTTTATGGGCACGCTCATAATATTTATTCTAGCAGGTAATATTTTCTTCATGGCACTTGGTGTTACTGTACATTTTATAATGAAGGAAATTATCAAACACGATCATAATAAATTTCGTGTTCTTATTGCGTGGTTGCAAACTCGCAAGTTTTCAAGAAACGCTGAGCAATGGGGGGGTAGTAGCATTTCTCCATTACGGTTAATCCGTAATTATGAGGAGCTAAAATGAACACAGCTCAACGTAAGCGTGAACCCCAGCCGGAATCAGTCATACCTTATGTGCGCCATGTGAATGAACATATTATAGCGTTGTCATCACGAGCGCTTATGACTGTTATAGCCCTTGAAGGGGTTAATTTTGAAACAGCAGATATTGCTGACCTTAATGTCTTTCATGAACAATTAAATAACTGTTTTAAAAATATAGCTGATGAGCGGATAGCAATTTACAGTCATATTATCAGAAGGCGCGAAACAGTCTATCCAGATGGCACTTTCAGATCAGAGTTTGCGCAAACATTGGATGATAAGTACCGTCAAAGAATGGTGTGTCAAGAATTATATCGTAACGACCT is a window encoding:
- a CDS encoding nuclease translates to MQLFHENNNFITMDINRKIFRSWFKYLILTYIIVVVTFTFSKNTKNFIELPFIQEAKFIIEKQFRDPDLKFTFDSDKPIKISGSSQLHKENTPVYSGAIQVTSGVTFKMITPVDEIWRKRIIRRVQLYGVESCEPRQFALRNGVQWPCGFFVTAWLVSKTIDKNVTCKQARVVKQIHYAQCFVDGVDIASLGLSEGMMLLPKDQHNFPSPAHYKELQFSAQKAKIGLWSGDFEHPEDWRRRNGTYNPIDPH
- a CDS encoding type IV secretion system protein VirB3, yielding MKECDQLTEDTLFLACTRPAMIAGVTVEAMGLNFMGTLIIFILAGNIFFMALGVTVHFIMKEIIKHDHNKFRVLIAWLQTRKFSRNAEQWGGSSISPLRLIRNYEELK
- a CDS encoding TrbC/VirB2 family protein; this encodes MPSYKLTVSDIQKKWLATGLILFIAFIILSDPALAQGFGQVESALDKIVNAMTGTIAKSIATIAVAGTGIAWIAGYIEMRKAFFVCVGISIIFGASQIVGMLSS